DNA from Pelagibacterium nitratireducens:
GCGAGCGCGACGAAGATTGTCTTCGACGAACGGCATGGTGACCTTCGTTGCAGAAGTATCCGCCAGCGCAGCATCCGACATCGCCTTCGAGCGGGTGAAAGCCTTCAGCAGTGCTCCCGGCAGCCACGGATGCTCGTCTGCCAGACGGCGCCGCACACCCAGAACGTGCATGATGGGGAAGATGGCGGTGCGCCTGAAATAGTCCTCGGCCGCGCCGATCGAGTCGGTGAACAGGCGCCCCACATGCGGGTGTTCCTCGTCGTAGCACAGAGGCGCGCGCGGCCCTATGAACCCGTCTATCTCGCCAGCGGCAAGCATGGCGTTCAGCGTGGCGCCCTGAGGGGCTTCCTCGACCTTCACGTTCGGCGGCAGGTCGACCTTGATCTTTTCGGGACGCCCCGCCGTATTCATGCCGCCGCGGACCCAGACGATGTCCTCGGCGCCGAGGCCGTACTCGTCCTTGAGAATTCCACGCACCCAGACATTGGCCGATAGCTGGTATTCCGCGATTCCGATACGGCGTCCGCGAAGGTCCGCCGGCGTGGAAATGCCCTTGTCGGTGCGGATGTATATGGACGTGTGGCGGAACGCACGCGAGAGGAATATGGGAACCGCAACATAATGGGGCTCTCCGCGTGCGACCGAGATCGAATAGGAAGAGAGCGAAAGCTCGCTGATGTCGAACGCCTGGTGCCGGAATGCCCTGAAGAACATCTCCTCGGGCGAAAGCAGCATGCAGACCGGATCGACCCCGTCGATCTTCACCCGGCCGTCATAGATCGGCCGGGTCCGGTCGTAATCACCCATGGCAAGCGATAGATTGAGATTGCTCATTTATTCTCCCCTCATTGTTATACGGGCACCTGCTCGACGAGGTCGACGAAAGTCCCTGTCTCTGCGGAACGGATGATGGCGTGGCAAGCTTCAAGGCTCGCCAGACCCCATCTGGCGGACTGTACGGCCGGATGTCCGTGCCGGACGGTCTGGACCAGCGCATCGATGACTTCGGTGCGCGCTGTCTCGAACGTCGGCGCGGGCACGAATTTCTGTTCAAAGTCGCCATAAACGTGCAATCCAGAGGGAACCAGGCGAATGTCCCCGCGATCGCACAGCACAACGATCGGTCCGAAATGTTCATACTGGTCCGCCGGCTTGGGTGCGTCGCCGGCACCGTATGTACGGGTCGTCTTGAGCGCAGCTTCCTGCTGCGCATCGAGCACCGTCGCCAGCGTCCTGCGCGCCGCGCCATAGCCCTGGGGCGATTTCCGTTGCCCGAGCTCTCCGATCCCGTCCATCCAGATGTCGCTGTCGAAATGCGCGTAACCCGAATATGTGAAGGTCGCGAAGCACCCGTTTTGAAAGCTCATCAAAGCGCTGTATGCGCCTTCGGTGGGACGATCGGGGTCCCAGGCGCCGGTCATCGCCGCCAGCCGGGTCCCCACGCCTCCGGCGAGGAACCTCACGACATCGATCTGATGTACGCCTTGGCTGAAAATGACGCCCCCGCCTTCGCTTGTGCGCAATTCTTCCGGCCGCCGCGGCCGATAGAGGAAATCGGTGTAGTTAAAAGCTTGAATCATGCGAATCCGGCCAAGTTCGCCGCTGCGGATCAGTTCCCCCGCCTGTTGCACGGGACGATCAAAGCTGTGGCTGGGGCCGACGATCACGTCGACGCCCGCTTTCTCGGCCGCCTCGACGATGCGCCGTCCGTCCGCCATCTCCACGGCCAACGGCTTGTCTAGCAGGATATGTTTGCCGGCCGCGGCGACCGCTACCGCATGGTCAGCATGCATCTGGTGCGGTGTGGCGATGTACACCACTTCCACCTCGGGATCGGCGCAGAGCCCCTCCACATTCTCGTAGACGCGGCCACCGAATTCCGCCTGAAAAGCACGCCGCGAGGCTTCTCGCGGCGCACAGGCGGCCACGAGGCGGATACGGGGATCCGAGCGAAAGGCAGGCAGCATGAGCATGAACGCCCGCCCCAGCCCTAGCACGCCCAGTCGGATGGGGTTCGAAATTGCTGGGGAATCAGAGGTCAACGACAAGATTCCCGCTGTTTGCCCGGGACACGCAGATCATGATTGCTTTGTCCTTCTCCTCATCCATGAGCACCATGTCGCGATGGTCAACATCACCGGCAAGAAGGCGGGTCTTGCATGAGCCGCAGGTTCCGCTTTCGCAGGAGCTGACGGTCCGCACACCGGCGTCGCGTACGGCCTCGAGTATGGAACGATCGGCAGGAACGTGCACCGTCTTGCCCGACTTGGCCAATTCCACATCGAAAGCCACGTCGTCGGGGCGGACGATGTCGACGGGTTTGAAATCCTCGAAATGGACACGTCCCTCGGGCCAATGGCCCGAAATCGCCTTGATCTCCTCCATGAGCGGCTTCGGCCCGCAGCAATAGACATGTGTCGGCTGAGGTGTCTCGAAATGATCCCAGAAATCGTAGATTCGCTCGGGATCGCCCTCGTCGTGATGGACGATCATCCGGTCCCCGAAGGCTTCGCGCATTTCGGCCAGATAGGCGGCATCCTGCGGGCTGCGGCTCACATAGATTATCCGGAACGGCTTGTCCTGCTCCTTGAGACGCTTGGCCATTGCATAGATCGGCGTAACGCCGATGCCTCCGGCGATCAGGAGATAGTCGGGCGCGGGACCGAGAGAAAACTCGTTCTCGGGGGGAGCGACCCGGAGCTTGCTCCCTTCAGCAACCTCATCATGCATGGATTGGGAGCCGCCGCGCGATTCCGGCTCCCGTTTGACCGCGATCGTATAGGTGTTCGCCTCGCCGCCGACGAGGGAATAGCGGCGCATTGCCCCCGATGGGGTCTCCACCGTTATGTGCGCGCCCGGACCGTATTGGGGCAGGCTGATCCCCTCCTCCGGCTTGAGCACGAACTCCACGATACTCGGCGTCAGTTCGCGGCGCGAACTCACGGTCATCGTGATAAGATCGTCGTCGGTTATAATCACGGGAAAACCATCCAGCTTGCCTTTTTCCGTTCCTTAGCTACCTAACTAATTTCTGTCAATGCCTAGACTTCGCAACTGAGATGCACTAAACTCTTAGCTTCCTAACTTAATGAGGGATGGAGACGATGCTTACTCCCGAAGAAAACGATCTTTTGTGTCGGGTATCGAACAACGCCCCGATGGGACGCCTGATGCGCCAGCACTGGACACCGGTCTGCCTTATCGAGGAGGTCGCCGAGCCGGATGGCACCCCGTTGCTGGTCGAGGCACTCGGGGAGAGGTACGTCGCCTTTCGCGACACCAATGGCCGCGTGGGGCTTCTCGATGAGCTGTGTCCGCACCGGCGTGCCTCGCTCGTATTCGGACGCAATGAGGAGTGCGGTTTGCGCTGCCTCTATCACGGCTGGAAAATGGATGTGGACGGCAAGGTCATCGCCATGTCGTCGGAGCCGGAAGGCAGTCCCCTCCTCAACAAGGTGAGCCACCGCGCCTATCCCGTCAAGGAATGGGGCGGATTCGTCTGGGCCTGGTTCGGCGACAAGGAAGATGTTCCTGAATTCGACCCGCCCGCCTTTGCTCCTACCGTGGATACGCCTTTGGCAATCCTGAAGATTCGTGTTCCTGCGAACTGGGCGCAGATTCACGAAGGCCAGATCGACAGCGCGCATTCCTCGAGCCTGCACTCCTCCGATATGGTGCCGGCCAGGGTCGAGGGCGCCGCAGCCGACGACAAGTCGTGGTATCGCCCCTCGACGGACAAGTCGCCGCGCATGCAGACGCAGACGACGAGCTACGGGTTCCACTACGCGGCGATCCGCAAGCCGATCAAGAATGCAGCCACGCATGACTACCTGCGCATCACCGAGTTCATTGCGCCATATTACTCGCTGATTCCGCCCAACAGCTCCTACAATGTCGCCAGCGTCATCGTCCCTGTCGACGACGAGACCACGCATTTCCACTTCATCGCGTGGGGTGGCACGGCATGCCCCACCACCGAGGAGTGGCGCAAGTTCAACCATGCGGAGAAGGGAGTCGATCTGGACGAGAAATGGCGCTCGCGCCGCACGCTGGAGAACAACTTCCTCCAGGATCGCGAGCTGATGAAGCAGGGCAACTTCACCGGCGTTCTGGGCATTCCCAATCAGGACATCGTCATGTGGGTTTCCATGGGGCCGATCGTCGATCGCACCAACGATATCCTCGGGGCATCCGATCTCGCCATCGTCGAGTTCCGTCGTCTGATGGTCGATGCTGCGCGGAAGGTCGCCGAAGGCGGCAAGGCCATCGGCACTGAAGAGCCCCGGCTGCCGCATTCGCGGATCATGTCGCGCGAGGGCGTGTTCCCCAAAACGACTGATTGGCGCACTCTCGTCAATCATAATGAAATGGTCGCGGCCGAATAAGCCGCCCATCCCTGCCTCAAAAAGACCTTTCGGCCCGCGCGGCCGAAAGGTCTGCTGGCATGTCGCAGCCTTGCGATTTGTAACGACATATCTGCAAGCCGGCAGCTCTCCTCCCGCCACGACAGGAACGCAACCGCCCTTCCCGCCACATTTCTCGTTTCCTCGCGCACAGCCCGATGGAAGCGGACCGCTTCCCCTCACAATCCCGGTTCATGCGGAACCCCGGGCCGAAGTTAGGCAAAAGCGAAGGCCGCAGGAGCGAAAGATGGACGAGGCCGATTCTGCCAATCCAGAACAGCTCCATGAAGGCGATCGCCCAGAGTTCCCTTGCCTCGGAATTCGGCCAACGGGTGGCTTGACACATATAACTAAGTAAGCAAACTAATTAAATTGGCGCGAGGGGGGAACGCCGATCTGATCGTCACAGACCACTTCCGGAGGAGGGAAGTTCCATGTTGAATTTCAATTAATCGACAGCGCGGCGCCGGTGGAATGTCTTCACGGGCCTGCTGCTGGCAGCGTCCAGCCTGGTGCCTCTGGCCGCCACCGCCCAGGACCTGATCGAGTTCGATCAATGGCGACCGGGAGGTCGGGGCCTACAATCGCACATGGGTTCCAGGCGAATAATGCGAGACGCCCCCTTCTCTCCTTGTCGGCTCCGGGAGCCGGCAAGGACTGTGTCGAGACCCATGAGTCTTGGCTGCGTTGGCCTTATACACCCCCCCGGGGCGCATCACGGCCGGACCGCGGCGGATTTTGAAACCATCGCGCTTGACTGCTTAGGAAACTAACCATAACGTTGATCCTGCCGGCCGCGGAGCGGAGCTATCCGGCAGCGAGATTTCTGCAAAAGCTCAGATTTCCAATGGGAGGAACAGATGCCATTATCGCGAATTACCCTGACCGGACTATCCCTCGCCTTTATCGTGGCGCCGGTGCTGCCGGCGACTGCGCAGTCGCTCAATCTCACACTCGCGGGCGCCAGCCCCGGAGGACTTTGGACGCTTCTTGGCGCGGGTCTAGATGCCGTCGTGAAGGCAAACGATCCAAACTCGACGATTACCTACCAGACTACCGGCGGCGGATTTGCCAATGCCGCAATGATCAGCGAAGGAAGGGCCGAAATCGGACTTATCCACGACGCCGAGCTTGCTATCGCGGCACAGGGTGGCGAGCCCTTCAGTGCGCCGATCGAAAATCTACGCACGATCGGCTACCTTTACGACTGGGCACCCATGCAGTTCGTCACGACGCGCAGCTTTGCCGAAGAGCATGAAGTCGATTCCGTGGACGATTTTGCTGCCGCGCAGGTTCCGGTGCGTATGACAGTAAACAGAGCCGGCAATATCACCGGCCAGATTGCGTCTGCCATCATGGCGGCGGCGGGCGCCGACGACGAAGCGATCGCCCAATGGGGCGGAGCAGTCGTTCAGGCCGGTTCGTCCGAGCAGGCCGGCCTGCTCCAGAACGGTCGTGTCGATCTCTACGCGAACGGTGTTTTCGTCGGTCACAGCTCCATCCGGGAAATCGAGAACGCACTCGACATCAAACTGCTGAGCATTCCGGCCGATGTCAGGGCGCAGATCGCCGAGGAATTCTCGATCGCCGAGTTCACGATTCCCGCCGATTCCTATGAGAACCAGCCCGAAGCCATCGAGACCCTGGCTCTGGGTGCCGTTCTGATCGCCAGCGCGGAGATGAGCGAGGAAGATGCCTACACGCTGACCAAGGCGCTGATCGACAATCTCGACTCAATACGCTCGGTCCATCCGGCAATGGCCGACCTGGACACCACGCTGCTCACTCGGGAGACCGCAGTGCCGCACCACGATGGCGCCCTGCGGGCATACCAGGAAGCGGGCCTGATCGAATAGTTTCCGTTTCCAAGAACAACCGGAGGAGTGGGTAAATGGCCTTGGCCAAACTCGTCGGAACCGGCCGCCGTCGATCTTTCGACGGCGTGCCGCGTCAAACCTTGACCGTTGCTGCCGCGATTTTTGCCGTCGGCGTTGTATATGCCAACATCTTTGCGCTGCCCGATGCGCTGCTGATCGGCATTCTGTTCGTCTGCGGCATTTATGCCCTGCTGTTTTTGACGGTCGGTCCGACCTCGACATCAACGGACCGGATCGGCATTGCCGATTGGGTCCTGAGCGGTGCGAGCGTCGCGTGCGGCATCTACTTCTTTACGATCAGGGCTGACCTGGCCAATCATATCACGCTCCTCCGGCCACTGCCCGGCGACCAGCTCTTCTTCGGCACGCTCCTGCTTGCCCTGACCATCGAGGCGGCCAGGCGGACAACCGGCATCGGGCTTACGATCGTCCTGCTCATTTTCCTTGCCTACAACCTTTGGGGACACCTGATCCCGCCCCCGCTCGGCCATGGGTTCATCGACTTCGGTTCCTTTGTCGACGTTCTGATGTACACCACCGACGGCGTATTCGGCGTACCCATCCAGGTGGCAGCCAGCTACGTCTTCTTGTTCGTGATGTTCGGTTCGGTCCTGTCTCATGCGGGAGGCGCCGAATTCATGTTCCAGCTCGCAGCGGCGCTCACGGGCCGCTCGCCCGGAGGCCCGGCCAAGATCGCCGTCATATCGTCCGGCATGTACGGAATGATCTCGGGCAGTCCGACTTCGGATGTGGCGACCACGGGATCCATCACCATTCCGATCATGAAGCGGCTCGGATACTCCCCGCGTTTCGCGGGCGCTGTCGAGGTCGCGGCCTCGACGGGTGGAGCCGCCATGCCGCCCGTCATGGGATCGGCCGCATTCATCCTGGCCGAGTATACCGGCATCGATTATCGGAACGTCGTGCTCGCGGCGCTGATTCCGGCGATCCTTTATTATATCGGCGTCTATTTGCAGGTGCATTTCCGTGCCGTTCGCCAGGGACTGCAAGGCGTCAAGGACGTCGACCCGGTGCAGGAGACCCTGAAGACGGGATGGGTGTTCGTCATACCGCTCGTGGTGATCACCGTAGCCCTGCTGATGGGCTATACGCCCACCTACGTCGCCGTTTACGGCACGGTTGCCCTGGTTGTCGCGTCCCTGCTGACCAAGCGGACCCGGATGACGCCGCGCAAGATGCTGGAGGGGCTGGGCGAGGCGACCATCCGCATGTTGCCGGTGGCCGGCGCCTGCGCCGCAGCGGGATTGATCATTGGCGGGCTGACGATGACCGGCCTTGCCCTCAAGACGTCGAGCCTTGTCCTGATGCTGTCGGGTTCGGGCCCCTTCGTCGTCCTGTTGCTCGCCGCCGGCATCGCGATTCTTCTGGGACTGGGGATGCCCACGCCCAGCGCCTATATTCTTGCGGCCGTGCTCGTCGGTCCGGCGTTCACGGTCGTCGGGCTGCCCCTGCTGGCCTCCAACATGTTCCTGCTCTACTTCGCCCTGCTCTCCGCCCTGACGCCGCCTATCGCGGTGGCAGCATACACCGCATCCGCAATCGCGGATGAAGACCCAATGAAGATTGCCGTCACGTCGGTGAAGCTGGCCGCCATCGGGTTCATTCTCCCGTTCTTCTTCGTATGGAACGAAGCCTTGCTGGCCCAGGGCAGTGCCTTGGAAATCGGTGTTGCCGCGTTGGGCGGCATCGTGGCCACGACTCTTCTGGCGCTTGCTCTGGAAGTCGAATTGAAGCCAATTGTGCGGGTGGTGATTCTGGCGGCCGCTGCGGCGGCGCTCTCTCCCTACCTTTTCCTTTCCATACCGGTGACCGTTCTCGCGATCGCGCTGGGCATATGGCGACGGACAGGGAAACTGGCCACAGATCCCGCGCACCAGGAGCGCACGATTTCACAACGCTAAGGTCCGCAGCGGAAGGATTGCGCATTGGCGAGGCCGTATTTCGGGAGACCCCGTTGCGGCCTCCGCTCCCGTTCCACCAGGGGACGCATTGGGACGAGGCGTTCCCCGGACAGTTTGGCATCATCGCCTCGCCCTCGAAGCCCAGTATGCACGGACCGCTGAATGATGGATCGGAAAAAGCTATAACGACGCCTGTTTTAGGCTTCGATTATTGACACCCAACAACCGGGGATATCAAGGCAACCCTGGCCCCGCCATCGCATGACACGGCATGCAATCTGGAAAAGAGGATGTAATTCTCTCATCCGGAACCATATATTTTTGCAAAATACTATGAAGATTCCTACATATATTTATACACGAACTCCCCCCATTCAAAAATACAGAACGAGAACTGTCATTGACAGACTATCTTTTGAAAAGTAGTCTTGATTTGTTAGGAAGCTAAACGTTTTACCCCTCCGGCGGGGCGTTTGGCTCGTTCAGGAGGAAGATAAGGTGACCTTTGACACGCTTGAGAAGAGCTATCGCAAATATCTGAAGAGCGGCACCGCGGCGTTCGCGTTGCTGGCAATGCTTGCCGCCAGTCCAGTGGCGCAAGCACAGAAAATCGAAGAGATAAGCGGCACCCTGCCCGACGGCACGGCCTGGCTGATCAGCGTGCCCACCGACTGGAACGGCGTGCTCCTGCGCGATCTCGACTATGCGGCGAATTCGCAGACGGAGCGCTTTACGGATCTGCTGAGCAGAGGTTATGCCTTCGCGGGTCTGGCGCGCCATCCCATGCGCCCGTGGCAGTATGATCCGCAGCGGGAAATACATAACCTCGAAGCCGTTCAAACGATTTTCGAGGAGCAGTACGATCCCGAGTGGGTGCTGGCGTTCGGCTGCTCAGGAGCCGGATTCGTCAGTCTCGCCGCCGCCGAGGATTTCTCCGATCGCATAGACGGTGCGGTCGTTCTGTCGGCGCATATACCGGTGTGGATCATGAACAGCTACCTCGATGGCTGGTTTGCCATGCAGACGCTCCTCGCGGACGCGTATGAGGAAGCCGGCCTGGGCTCCGCGAGCGACCTTCGCATCGTCAACATGCCGAACGGCGCCGGCTCCGACGGCAGGACGATCGGCGACATCCAGGCCTCATGGCGCAGCGCGGTGGAGACATTGGGAGAGACTCCCGAGGGACGGGCGCGCCTCGCCCTTGCCTTCGCGATCGGCCAATGGTCCCCCTGGGAGGCTGCGGATCAGCCGTTCCCCGATCCGCTCACCTCCGAAGCACTGTCCGATCAACTGGTGCCTTCGGCATTGCGGCTTACCGGCACCGTCGGCGGCCAATCGCGCGTGATGTTCGAGAATGCCGCCTCGGGCCAGCAGCTTTCAGGCAATGAGGGCATCGATTACGCAGCCTTCTACGATACGGCATCGCCGATCATGAAGGAGCTTGTCGAACATCTTTATGCCGAGGCGGGCCTCGATATCGGCGAGGACATCGAGCGCATCAATTCCGCGCCCCGCATCGCAGCGTCCGACTATGCGCTCGATTACTGGAGCCAGCCCGGAAGAACAGCGGACGGGGACCTGCAGGTGCCTACGATCCGCGTGCACAGCCTGGGCGACAACTCGATTCCCTATAGCCTGATGCAGGGCTATCAAGCGCTCGTGGAAGAGAAGGGCACGACCGATCTCTACCGTCAGTCGCTGCTCAAGTTCACCGACCATTGCGGCTTCGAGGCGTCCGAAACCACCGCTCTTGTCGAGGTCATGATGGAGCGGCTGGAAACGGGCGAGTGGCCGGACACGTCGCCGGAGGCCCTGAATGCCGTCGCTGCCGAGCTCGATCTTGGCGAAGCCCGCTTCATGGAGGAAGACGGGTGGCGCGTTGAAGAGTACAATCGTACCTGGATAGCTGGAGAATAAGCCTCCGGAGAACGATGCGGGGCATTTCCCCGCATCCATTTCCCCACGGCGCGATTTATCGATATTCGCGCCGTAGACGCCACGGGCCTCAATCGACCCGGCTGATCAGCATTCCTTTTTCCAGCGGCTTCACGCTTGTCTGCCCCGGAACGAACGCCGCGGTTTTGTGGGGGCTGCTGCCGTCGACCCCGAACCGTGCGCGCCCCAGCCCCTCAATTTCGATCTCGAGGCTGTCTCCCACGTTTATGGGCTTGAGCCCTTCATGGTTGGTGCCGGTCGTGACGAGGTCCCCGGCGTGAAGCGTGGTGAACCGGGAGAGCCATTCGATCTGCTCGGGGATTCGATTTGCCATGGTATTCGTCGAGAAATCCTGGGCGATCACGCCGTTCAGCCACGAGCGCACCCGAAGCTCGTGCGGGTCGTGAATTTCGTCAGCGGTCGTGATCCAGGGTCCGCACAGCGCAAATCCGCGCTGACCCTTGGGGATGAACTGTCCCCTGCGATGCAATCCTCGCGCCGAGATGTCGAAGAACGGAACGAATCCGAAAACCTTGCCCATTGCATCTCCGGCAGAGACATCCTGGACCTCGCTGCCGATAACGAAGGCAAGCTCCGCTTCAGCGTGGAAGACCACGACGTCGTCAATGTCCGGCAATGTGGTCCTTCCACCCGACCCAACCAGATCGTTGCTCTTGTGGAAGAACTCGTTCGGCAGGCGGTCCTTCGTGAACCCGAGAATGTCACGTAGTTCGCGAACGCCGAGAGACCTTTCGAGGGGTGATGAAGCGGCGCAAGAAGTTTCACGTCGGAAAGGGTCTGGCCGGGCGCCCTGGCGAGCAGATTCTCGATTTCCGGTTTCAGCTCCTGAAAATTCGCGATCAGGAAGTCGAGAGCGCCCTGCGGACCGCGGACGCTGCGCATGGGGACGAGATCGCTGACATCGACCACTTCCGCTTTTGCATTGAGCACACCGATCTGATCGTCGTTGAACCTGAGAATCTTCATTTCACGTTTCCATTATATGCGTCTGGATCACGCCGGCGATCGACCGGGAGCGGGATTTCCTTGAGGATGATGGACAGGCAAAAGGCCAGCACGGCAGCAACGGCCGTACAGAGAAAGATGGGATGGAGAGCACCGGTGAACGCATCCAGGACCGTATCCCGCAAGGACGGAGGAAGCTCGGAGATGAGCTGGGGCGACATTGCGCGCAAACCCGTGTTTCCCGTATCGTTCAGCAGGCCGCCGGGGAGCCGGCTCGACAGCCCGGCGGCAAAAATCGCGCCGAAGATGGAGACCCCGACGGAACCGCCGATCATGCGGAACATCTGGGAGCTCGCCGTCGCGACGCCGAGCGCCCCCGCGGGAACGGCATTCTGGATCGCGGCGACGCCGATGCTGTTGACCGGGCCGATCCAGATGCCCACCGTCAAAAGATAGAGGCCCAGGATCCACACATTCGTGTCCGGGGTGATGGTTGCGAGCAGAAGCGCGCCGACCGCCAGCAGGGGCATGGACAGGATGGGCACTATTCTGTAGCGGCCCGTCCGGCTCATGAAGATGCCGGACAGGATGGACCCGCCGACGAATCCGAACATCAGGGGCAGCAACAGCAGGCCGGAAACGGTCGGGCTGTAACCTTTGACGACCTGTAGGTAGAGCGGGATGAACGTTATCATGCCAAACATCGACATGCCGATGATGAAGCGCACGGCATTGGACACCACGAAATTGTTGATGCGAAACAGGCCGAGAGGCAGAATCGGCTGAATGGTCCGGGATTCGATGAACATGAACCCCAGAAAGCCCAAGCCGCAGACCACGCCCAGCGCAACGCTCGGCCAGGATGCCCAGGGAATGGCCGTGCCGCCAAGGCTCGCGAAGAGAACGATGCCGGTCAGCGTGATGGCGAGCAGAATGGCCCCGGGATAGTCAATTTTCTGCCGGCCGTGATTGCCGCCCTTGGGCAGCAGGAAAGTGATGCCGGTGAACGCCAGGACGCCGAACGGCAGGTTGATGAAAAGCACCCAGTGCCAGGAAAACTGCTCGGTCAGAAAACCGCCCAAAAGAGGGCCGAAGACGGTCGAAAATCCCAGGACGGCACCCACAACTCCCTGTGCCTTGCCACGATCGCGTTCGCGCAGAACATCGGCCACTACGGTCATGGCAACGACGATCAGCCCCCCGCCTCCCAGACCCTGGATGAAGCGCCCGAAGATCAGCACCCCCATGCTGCTGGCCAGACCGCCGATTCCCGCGCCGGCAAGAAAGACGAGAATACAGGCCTGAAGAACGGGCTTGCTCCCGTAAAGATCGGCCAGCTTGCCCGAAATCGGCGCGCCGACCGTGGAGGCGAGCAGATAGACCGTCATGATCCAGGTGACGCTTTCGACGGACCCCAGATCGGCGACGATAACGGGAATGGCCGTGGCAATGCTCGTCTGGCTGAGAGACGCGAGCAGCAGGACGCAGGCCGCCGAAAAAATGATCAGTCGGATCGGCTGGCGGGGACTTGCCGTCTCGGAAGGTGTGGCAGCTGACATCCGTCAGGTCCTTTCGCGTGAGGTTGGATGCGAGATGAGACCGGCTCGGCGATCAGGTGCGCGAGATCAGGAACGAGCCGACAGATCGATTGAACCGCTCCGGCTGGTCGATCCACAGGAAGTGATTGGCCTTGTCGAAGATGTGCAGTTCCGAGTCGGGCAATGAGGAGAACAGGTCGATTCCCGACTGCATGCCCTTCACCGTGTCCTTGCCCCAGATGATGAGCGGGGCGGATTTGAGCTTGTGCAGGTGTTCGCGAAGATGGACGCCATCAAGCAGATATTGCTGCCTGTTTCTCACACCGCCGTCGGCCCAGAATGCCCGCCAGGGATCTTCCCATATGGGAAGCCAGTGTTTCGCCCTGCCGATACCGTAGGCGATGAAATCGTCCGGAACACTGGCCATGTCGTGAACCATGGTGTGGAGCAGTCGGACCACGCTTTCCGCATCCGGTTTCAGGCCCTCGAGAAACATGGTGTTGGGCAGGAAAATCTCGTGATGGCGCTGCGCGACATTCGCGTGGTTCAGGCCGCCCTCGGGAAGCGTGAGACTTGCGCTGTCGACCAGCACCAGACCCTTGACCAGATCGGGGCGCGTGACGGCGATGAAGGCCGAGATCCAGGCGCCCTGCGACTGTCCCACCACGTCAGCATCCTCGAGATGAACGGCGACAACTATCGCCTCGCGCAAAGCCGGGCACGAAAAACCGCCAACCCTCACCAATAAGATCGCCGACGCTGCGAGCGGAAAACTCT
Protein-coding regions in this window:
- a CDS encoding TRAP transporter permease, producing the protein MALAKLVGTGRRRSFDGVPRQTLTVAAAIFAVGVVYANIFALPDALLIGILFVCGIYALLFLTVGPTSTSTDRIGIADWVLSGASVACGIYFFTIRADLANHITLLRPLPGDQLFFGTLLLALTIEAARRTTGIGLTIVLLIFLAYNLWGHLIPPPLGHGFIDFGSFVDVLMYTTDGVFGVPIQVAASYVFLFVMFGSVLSHAGGAEFMFQLAAALTGRSPGGPAKIAVISSGMYGMISGSPTSDVATTGSITIPIMKRLGYSPRFAGAVEVAASTGGAAMPPVMGSAAFILAEYTGIDYRNVVLAALIPAILYYIGVYLQVHFRAVRQGLQGVKDVDPVQETLKTGWVFVIPLVVITVALLMGYTPTYVAVYGTVALVVASLLTKRTRMTPRKMLEGLGEATIRMLPVAGACAAAGLIIGGLTMTGLALKTSSLVLMLSGSGPFVVLLLAAGIAILLGLGMPTPSAYILAAVLVGPAFTVVGLPLLASNMFLLYFALLSALTPPIAVAAYTASAIADEDPMKIAVTSVKLAAIGFILPFFFVWNEALLAQGSALEIGVAALGGIVATTLLALALEVELKPIVRVVILAAAAAALSPYLFLSIPVTVLAIALGIWRRTGKLATDPAHQERTISQR
- a CDS encoding alpha/beta fold hydrolase, whose translation is MVGQSQGAWISAFIAVTRPDLVKGLVLVDSASLTLPEGGLNHANVAQRHHEIFLPNTMFLEGLKPDAESVVRLLHTMVHDMASVPDDFIAYGIGRAKHWLPIWEDPWRAFWADGGVRNRQQYLLDGVHLREHLHKLKSAPLIIWGKDTVKGMQSGIDLFSSLPDSELHIFDKANHFLWIDQPERFNRSVGSFLISRT
- a CDS encoding MFS transporter — encoded protein: MSAATPSETASPRQPIRLIIFSAACVLLLASLSQTSIATAIPVIVADLGSVESVTWIMTVYLLASTVGAPISGKLADLYGSKPVLQACILVFLAGAGIGGLASSMGVLIFGRFIQGLGGGGLIVVAMTVVADVLRERDRGKAQGVVGAVLGFSTVFGPLLGGFLTEQFSWHWVLFINLPFGVLAFTGITFLLPKGGNHGRQKIDYPGAILLAITLTGIVLFASLGGTAIPWASWPSVALGVVCGLGFLGFMFIESRTIQPILPLGLFRINNFVVSNAVRFIIGMSMFGMITFIPLYLQVVKGYSPTVSGLLLLPLMFGFVGGSILSGIFMSRTGRYRIVPILSMPLLAVGALLLATITPDTNVWILGLYLLTVGIWIGPVNSIGVAAIQNAVPAGALGVATASSQMFRMIGGSVGVSIFGAIFAAGLSSRLPGGLLNDTGNTGLRAMSPQLISELPPSLRDTVLDAFTGALHPIFLCTAVAAVLAFCLSIILKEIPLPVDRRRDPDAYNGNVK
- a CDS encoding fumarylacetoacetate hydrolase family protein; the protein is MLGFTKDRLPNEFFHKSNDLVGSGGRTTLPDIDDVVVFHAEAELAFVIGSEVQDVSAGDAMGKVFGFVPFFDISARGLHRRGQFIPKGQRGFALCGPWITTADEIHDPHELRVRSWLNGVIAQDFSTNTMANRIPEQIEWLSRFTTLHAGDLVTTGTNHEGLKPINVGDSLEIEIEGLGRARFGVDGSSPHKTAAFVPGQTSVKPLEKGMLISRVD